In the Bacteroidota bacterium genome, one interval contains:
- a CDS encoding (Fe-S)-binding protein, with protein sequence MKNTQNKFAPGCALMLYKPELAKKVHTILNNSIGVMDLHLTCCRHTPDFTQKANIINICPGCNKRYKNDYEQTTTESLWEILAELDDFPFPDYKGESMTILDACPTRDEDKIHNAIRLLLSKMNINVIEPAKTRKKGKCCGDTFYGVLSISKVKEQMKNRADEMPVSNVVVYCVSCTKAVFIGGKRPRYLIDLLFNEKTIKKTIEPDIWHKELDVYISEH encoded by the coding sequence ATGAAAAACACACAAAATAAATTTGCTCCCGGATGTGCATTAATGTTGTATAAGCCTGAATTAGCTAAAAAAGTTCATACTATTTTGAATAATTCTATTGGCGTAATGGATTTGCATTTAACTTGCTGCAGACACACTCCTGATTTTACACAAAAAGCCAATATTATTAATATATGTCCGGGATGCAATAAGCGATATAAAAATGACTATGAACAAACTACGACAGAATCATTGTGGGAAATTCTTGCTGAACTTGATGATTTTCCATTTCCTGATTATAAAGGCGAATCAATGACTATACTTGATGCTTGCCCTACTCGAGATGAAGATAAAATTCATAATGCAATTCGACTTCTTTTAAGTAAAATGAATATAAATGTTATTGAACCAGCAAAAACAAGAAAAAAAGGTAAATGTTGCGGAGATACTTTTTATGGTGTGTTGTCAATATCAAAAGTAAAAGAGCAAATGAAAAACAGGGCTGATGAAATGCCGGTGTCGAACGTTGTTGTTTACTGCGTTTCTTGTACAAAGGCTGTTTTTATAGGTGGAAAACGACCTCGCTATTTGATTGATTTGCTCTTTAATGAGAAAACCATTAAAAAGACTATTGAACCAGATATCTGGCATAAAGAGTTAGATGTTTATATTTCAGAACACTAA